AAATACGTTTGACAAACCCATTTGAAGATTCAATTCAGGAATTTAGAGACTCAATTCAATCCCCTGCAGATGTAATTAAGGCAGTTCAATAGGGCACATTCAGAAAAAATGTGTCATTATGTCAAAAAATAAAGAAGTAAATTGTATAAAACTTGCAATTGCTGTTAAATTTAGTACTTTTATCGGGCCAAACCCACAACAACAACTATACCGGCAATACAAATCATACGTATTATCATGAAAAAAGCATTCTTATATCTCCTCATTGCAATAGCCCTTGCCGGATGCAAAGACGGAAACCTGATATTCATAGAAGCCAATGAGCAAAAGGGCTATCATTATCCCTATTTCTTATTTATTCCCGATGGCCTGGATACCGGCCAGGACTCCTATGTGATTGTCGAGCCCAACAATTCGGGATTTCTCGATGATGACCTGGAGAAACACATTGAAAAAGCAGAACGGACCGCCACCAAAGACTACTATACAGGAAACTATGTAGCCCGGGAACTGAAAATTCCCCTGCTGGTTCCTGTCTTCCCAAGGTCAAAATCCCAATCGAAGATTTATACCCACGCTTTGGACAGGGATGTGATGCATCAGAAGGGCAATTCCCTGGAAAGAACCGATCAGCAGCTTGTTGAAATGTTTGAAGATGCCCGCCAAAGACTAAAGGAACGCAACAATGATACAGAAAATCAATTCCTGCTTACGGGATTTTCCGCTTCAGGAACCTTTGCCAACAGGTTTGCCGCTTTGCATCCCGATAAAGTAGCTGCGGTGGCTGCCGGCGGGCTCAACGGACTGCTAATATTACCGGCAGACAGCATAGACGGCAAAGCCCTGAATTTCCCGCTTGGAACCAATAATTTTGAGGAAATAATGAACAGGGAGTTTCGGATGGATCTTTTCAAAAACACTCCGCAATATTACTTTATGGGAGAACTGGACGACAATGACGCCATCCCTTATGATGATGCCTTTGATGACGACGAGCGTGAACTGATCTATGAGATAATGGGAAAAGAAATGCAGCCCGAACGTTGGAATTACTGCAAAAAGATATACAAGGACGCCGGTATCCATGCCACGGTAAAAACTTATACCGGCCTGGACCATGAGCAACCTGAAGGGATCAAAGAGGAGATAACGGATTTTTTCAGGAAAGCAATCAATGGGAACTAAGAAACAAGGAAGAGGAGAAGAGGAGAAAGGGGGAAAACGAGAAAACGAGAAAGGGAGAAAATGAGAAGACGATCATTGAGTATTTTGAAAAGTAAATAGCGATGTAGCTACATAATCAGCAGTAGAGACGCAATGCTTGCGTCTCGATAATTCGGGAACGACGGAACGACTGCACGAGGGCACGACGGCACGACGGCACAGCAGTAGAGACGCAATGCTTGCGTCTCGGAGATCGATGCACGACTGGCACGACTGGCACGACGGCACGATAGAACGACGGCACGTAAGAGCGAAGAAAACGAGAAAACGAGAAAACGGAATGTGTGTAGAGACACGCCTATGTCTCAGTAATTGGTATGAATGAAAATTTTTGCTATAGGTAACCCGGGACGCGGGACTCGGGACAAAAGATAAGAAATAAGAGACAAGATATAAGAAACAAGAAATATGAGATGAGAAATAAAATTATTCCTGCATCTCTTTCGATTGAATAATATGAACACCCCTTTCCTCACTCCATATTCTGTCGAACATACATGCCGCCACCTGCCTTACATGGATGGGTTTCATGTTACCAGGCAATAAAAAACCCAGGGGTTTCATGAGGCCCTTCCCCAACGTCTCGGCCGGGCGAAATTCTTCTCTGTTACCCAAAAGCATAGAGGGACGGAATATATAAACAGATTCAAAGGGTATTTGCTTCAAATCCTCCTCTAACTGGCCCTTCACCCTGTTATAGAAAAACATTGATCCGGGATTGGCCCCAACCGCACTCACCAGGGCGAATTTAGCGGCCCCGTTTCGATAAGCTGCACGGGCAATCTGTAAGGGATAATCATGATCCACCCTGAAGAAAGCATCCCGGGATCCTGCCTTTTTCATGGTCGTCCCCAAACAGCAATATACATGATCTGCCTGTATACGACTGTTATCCGGATGTTCATAGTCATAGACAATCTGTTCCAGGGATGGATGCTCTATCTCTAAAGGCCTTCTAACCAAAACCTTCACCCTTTCGTACGCATTGCTTTCCAGGAGCAACCCCAGCAGGGTTGAACCCGTCAGACCACTGGCTCCTGCTATCATGGCTGTTGACATGGCTCTGTATTTGTTTTTAATGGTTTAAGAAAAGCACTCATTGGTTAAATAAGTGCACCCTCAAACAAATATACTTATAATATTGTTCTTTCCGGCTTAAAATTTTCACTAAATTGCCGGCGACTATATAGCAGCCCTGAAAAGAAAACCCTATGCAACAAGATAAGACACCATTACGCGATTCCAATCTTCATATTATCTTCATGGTGACACTTCTGGCTGTAATGGGAGTTTCCAGTATTACGCCGGCCTTTCCTAAGATCATTCAATATTTCCAGATCACTTCCAAACAGGTGGGTTGGCTGATCGTCATGTTTACCTTACCCGGAATTGTCCTCACACCGGTCATGGGAGTCCTTGCGGACCGTTTTGGACGTAAAACCATTCTGATTCCCTCTCTCTTTGTTTTTGGCCTGGCAGGCTTTGCATGTACTTTCATGCTTACTTTTGAATATTTACTTCTTCTCAGATTTTTACAGGGCATTGGAGCTGCTACCCTGGGTTCGCTCAACATAACCATTATCGGTGACTTGTATACTGACCAAAGACGGGCAGCTGCCATGGGTTATAATGCCAGTGTGCTGAGCATAGGAACAGCCGCGTATCCGGCCATCGGAGGTGGACTGGCCATGTTTGGATGGTTTTATCCCTTTGTACTTCCCCTGCTGGCCATTCCTGCCGGTTTTATTGTGCTATGGGGTTTAAACAACCCCGAGCCACGAAGGGAGCAAAATCTAAAGGAATATATACGCAGTGCATGGAATAACATCAACCGCAAAAGTGTTTGGGGTTTATTGATCTCAAATATTGTTGTTTTTATTATCCTTTACGGGGCATTTCTCACCTACTTTCCCCTGCTGTTGGAAGAAAATCTTGATGCCAATGCGCTTTACATCGGACTATCCATGTCGGCCATGTCAGTCAGTACAGCCATCGTATCTTCCATGCTGGGCAGATTGCGAAAAAAGTTTTCGGGAAGATTGCTGCTCTATGTCAGTTTCATTTTATACGGTGCTGTACTTGCCCTGATGCCGTTGATTCATTACTGGGCATTGGTGGCAATTGCCGTCATTTTATTCGGTGTCGCACATGGTATGAACATTCCCAACATTCAAACCATGCTGGTAGGCTTTGCACCCATAAAAGAACGGGCCGCCTTTATGTCTGTCAACAGCATGGTGCTTCGGATAGGTCAAACGGCTGGACCTTTGGTCACCGGCTTATTTTTCAGCCTTGGCGGATTTCAAATGGCTTTCTGGTCCGGCAGTTTGATGGCTCTTTTGATGGTGGGGGTAATTGCATTCATGGTAAAACAAAGTTTTGATAAATGACCGAACAAAAACATACCAAAATGAAATCAAGTTTAAGATTATTCAAAGTTTTGATTATTCTGATATCTCCTCTTATGGCTCTTAGTCAGGAGATGTTTTCCCCAGATGTTAACACAGGGCGTTCCGGAGTTCTTTCTGAGGGCATGAATGATTCATCAAAAAAACAGGCTCCGGTCCTGGATACGGAACATGCAGACAATAAAACATTGTTCAATGACGGGAATTATGCCATGTTCATTCACTGGGGAATGTACTCGATGCTGGCCAACCGCTATCAGGATTCCACCTATTATGGGATTGGGGAATGGATGATGCATCCTGCCATGGCTGGCATTCCAGCAGAAGAATATAAGGAGCTTGCCGAAAATTTCAACCCGGTAAATTTTAATGCCGAAGAAATTGTACAACTGGCAAAGGATGCAGGAATGAAATATATTGTTATTACCAGCAAGCATCACGATGGCTTTGCCATGTTTCATTCCAGGGCCAATGAATTTAACATCGTTGATGCCACCCCCTTTGATCGCGATCCCATGAAAGAACTGGCCAGAGCTTGCAAGAAGGCTGGTCTGGGCTTTGGGTTTTACTATTCACAGAATCAAGACTGGACTGCCCCCGGTGGCCATAGAGGTCCAAAAACCGATGCTCAGGGTAATCCCAAAACATTCAACGACTACTTTTATGATAAATGTTTGCTCCAGGTGAAGGAGATTACATCTCATTATGGTGACATTGTACTGGTTTGGTTTGATACGCCCGGAGGAATCAAGCAACAATATGTAGAAGAACTGATAAGTGTGGTCAGGAAAAATCAGCCCGACGCACTGATATCGGGCCGCGTAGGTCATAACATGGGAGATTACAAGACCCTTGGGGATATGGAAATACCGGTTGAGAATGTGGAAGGAATGTGGGAAACTGTCGATGTTACCAATGACTCTTGGGGATATGCCTGGTATGATGAAAACTGGAAAAGTCCCGAAGAAATATTAAACCGTCTGGTATCCACTGTTTCCAGGGGAGGAACCTACATGCTAAATATAGGTCCCAAGGGAGATGGAAGCATCCCTGCTGATCCCGCCAGATCGCTCAGAAGTGCCGGTGAATGGATCAAAAAGTATCCCCAGGTTGTTTATGGCACCGGTCCCTCACCATGGCAACATCAACTACCCTGGGGAGATGTAACTGTAAAAAGCAACAGGTTATATCTAGCCGTATATGACTGGCCTTTGGATGGCAAGATCTTTCTCCCGGGGTTAGAAACAAAAATTACCTCTGCTGCTTTACTTAATGGGGAAAGGAAAAATCCCATAGAATACTCCAAAGAAAAAGGGTGGATCTGTTTTCAGGTTCCATATCAGCGACCGGAAAAGATGGTATCCGTCATTCAGGTGGATCTGGCGGAAGAACCTGAAGTGAATCCTCTTCATGGTATCGACCCGGGATATCTCACTTCTATATCAGCACATTTTGCCGAAGCTGAAGGATGTAGGATTGAAAAGAAAAGCTGGATGGAAAAATTTGGTGAATGGAAACATCAGGAAAGGGCAACCCAATGGGAAGAAAACGGTAAGATATCTTGGCATGTTGATGTTTGCCACCCTGGTCAGTATAAGGTTAAGCTGAAACACAGCGGATCAGGAAAAATCGTTTGGAAGGTTGAAACCGATGAGGGGAAAATGATCCAAAACCAGCAACACGCTACAGACCGGTTTCACGAATGTCCCATAGGCTGGCTGGAATTTAAAACACCCGGAAAGCATAAAGTAACGGTTTCACTGGTTGAAGGGGCAAAGACTACCGGCTTGTCAGACATTATATTCAAACCGGTGCAGTTTTAGCAAAATTAGGTTTAATACTTTATAATCTGTGGGTAAATTCCTTCGTGTTCCTCAGTGATTTCCTTTGTGATTCGTGGCAGAAAACAAATATCTATGACCCTGTTAAGCATCTTCTAGAATGAAGCCAATTTTTCATAACTGTTGAATTAACTATTAACACCTTTGTTTCGAAGTATTTTGAATTTCGGTAATTGAAAATTGGAATTTATTTGATATTTGGTACTTGGGATTTGGTGCTTTTATTTATAAAAATAAACCTGTTCTTTCGGGCAACCTTGACAAATAAAAGAATTATTTCTCCCCTATTTTCTTCCTTAACCACTCATACCATTCCTCCAATCCCGTATTTCTCGTACATGAAGTCTCAATCAGCGGAACGTTGGGGTTCACTTCACGCAGGTCCTTCACAAAATTCTGATAATTGAAATTGGTGTAATCCAATAGGTCCATCTTGTTCAGAATGACGGCCTCTGCATCACGAAAAAGCATGGGATACTTAATGGGCTTGTCGTCACCCTCACTGGTGCTCACCAGCGCAATTTTTGCGGTTTCGCCCAGATCAAAATGGGTGGGGCAGACCAGGTTGCCAACATTTTCCACAAACACTGCATCCAGCTCATCCAGGTTGAATTCTGCAAGTGCCTGCTCGATGCTGTTGGAATCAAGATGGCATCCCCCCTCGGTATTGATCAGCACAATGGGATTGTTGTACTGCTTCAGCCGCTGTGCATCCCGGTCGGTGGACACATCGCCCTCAATAATCGCGATTCTGATCCCACCGTTCATATGGGCCAGCGTCCTTTCCAGTAAAGCTGTTTTTCCGGCACCCGGCGAACTGATGAAATTGTACATCTTGATGCTTTTTTCCCTTAAAAGCGACCTTACCTGTTCGGCTTTGTCCTGGTTCTTATCCAGCACCCGTTTCATGACTTTAATTTCCATGGCT
The window above is part of the Bacteroidales bacterium genome. Proteins encoded here:
- a CDS encoding MFS transporter, whose amino-acid sequence is MQQDKTPLRDSNLHIIFMVTLLAVMGVSSITPAFPKIIQYFQITSKQVGWLIVMFTLPGIVLTPVMGVLADRFGRKTILIPSLFVFGLAGFACTFMLTFEYLLLLRFLQGIGAATLGSLNITIIGDLYTDQRRAAAMGYNASVLSIGTAAYPAIGGGLAMFGWFYPFVLPLLAIPAGFIVLWGLNNPEPRREQNLKEYIRSAWNNINRKSVWGLLISNIVVFIILYGAFLTYFPLLLEENLDANALYIGLSMSAMSVSTAIVSSMLGRLRKKFSGRLLLYVSFILYGAVLALMPLIHYWALVAIAVILFGVAHGMNIPNIQTMLVGFAPIKERAAFMSVNSMVLRIGQTAGPLVTGLFFSLGGFQMAFWSGSLMALLMVGVIAFMVKQSFDK
- a CDS encoding alpha-L-fucosidase, with product MKSSLRLFKVLIILISPLMALSQEMFSPDVNTGRSGVLSEGMNDSSKKQAPVLDTEHADNKTLFNDGNYAMFIHWGMYSMLANRYQDSTYYGIGEWMMHPAMAGIPAEEYKELAENFNPVNFNAEEIVQLAKDAGMKYIVITSKHHDGFAMFHSRANEFNIVDATPFDRDPMKELARACKKAGLGFGFYYSQNQDWTAPGGHRGPKTDAQGNPKTFNDYFYDKCLLQVKEITSHYGDIVLVWFDTPGGIKQQYVEELISVVRKNQPDALISGRVGHNMGDYKTLGDMEIPVENVEGMWETVDVTNDSWGYAWYDENWKSPEEILNRLVSTVSRGGTYMLNIGPKGDGSIPADPARSLRSAGEWIKKYPQVVYGTGPSPWQHQLPWGDVTVKSNRLYLAVYDWPLDGKIFLPGLETKITSAALLNGERKNPIEYSKEKGWICFQVPYQRPEKMVSVIQVDLAEEPEVNPLHGIDPGYLTSISAHFAEAEGCRIEKKSWMEKFGEWKHQERATQWEENGKISWHVDVCHPGQYKVKLKHSGSGKIVWKVETDEGKMIQNQQHATDRFHECPIGWLEFKTPGKHKVTVSLVEGAKTTGLSDIIFKPVQF
- the hypB gene encoding hydrogenase nickel incorporation protein HypB, translated to MEIKVMKRVLDKNQDKAEQVRSLLREKSIKMYNFISSPGAGKTALLERTLAHMNGGIRIAIIEGDVSTDRDAQRLKQYNNPIVLINTEGGCHLDSNSIEQALAEFNLDELDAVFVENVGNLVCPTHFDLGETAKIALVSTSEGDDKPIKYPMLFRDAEAVILNKMDLLDYTNFNYQNFVKDLREVNPNVPLIETSCTRNTGLEEWYEWLRKKIGEK
- a CDS encoding NAD(P)H-binding protein, with amino-acid sequence MSTAMIAGASGLTGSTLLGLLLESNAYERVKVLVRRPLEIEHPSLEQIVYDYEHPDNSRIQADHVYCCLGTTMKKAGSRDAFFRVDHDYPLQIARAAYRNGAAKFALVSAVGANPGSMFFYNRVKGQLEEDLKQIPFESVYIFRPSMLLGNREEFRPAETLGKGLMKPLGFLLPGNMKPIHVRQVAACMFDRIWSEERGVHIIQSKEMQE